Proteins from one Deinococcus radiopugnans ATCC 19172 genomic window:
- a CDS encoding RNA-guided endonuclease InsQ/TnpB family protein, translated as MFETLRLTRTLYNAGLEQRREAYRKHGKTLSAYDQQRELTALKEACPEYGGVYSHVLQDVFDRLDRAYKAFFSRVKKGAKRAGFPRFKPRQRWDSFKFKQCWNNKKGDWTACGKPVDEGRRINIPKIGAVKIKLHRPLEGKPKSLQIVLDVDQWYAVYTCEVPLSPLPATCCSVGIDLGTTWFAVTSDGEFIKNPCHLGRSLKKLRVQQRTVARRKKGGKRRRKAVQSVARIHRKVRRQRLDFQHKTARKLVDEHDVIAHENLQVGSMAQSNLARSILDAGWAGFLFQLSSKAESAGRRVIAVDPRYTSQRCNACGHTGKENRVNQANFRCVQCGHRANADHNAAKNILGRAVPSALNGSGVSHAVV; from the coding sequence ATGTTTGAGACATTGCGCCTCACCCGCACGCTGTACAACGCGGGCCTGGAACAGCGCCGGGAAGCCTACCGGAAGCACGGCAAGACCCTCTCGGCTTACGATCAGCAGCGCGAACTCACCGCCCTCAAGGAGGCTTGTCCAGAGTATGGCGGCGTCTACAGCCACGTTTTGCAGGACGTGTTTGACCGCCTGGACAGAGCGTATAAGGCGTTCTTTAGTCGCGTCAAGAAGGGCGCAAAGCGGGCAGGCTTCCCCCGTTTTAAACCCCGCCAAAGGTGGGATAGTTTCAAGTTCAAACAGTGCTGGAACAACAAAAAAGGCGACTGGACAGCCTGCGGCAAGCCCGTAGACGAGGGACGCCGTATCAACATCCCCAAGATCGGAGCCGTCAAGATCAAGCTGCACCGTCCGCTCGAAGGCAAGCCGAAGTCCCTCCAAATCGTGCTGGACGTCGATCAGTGGTACGCGGTCTACACCTGCGAAGTCCCACTTTCCCCGCTCCCGGCCACGTGTTGCAGCGTCGGGATTGACCTGGGAACGACGTGGTTCGCCGTCACCTCGGACGGGGAGTTCATCAAAAACCCGTGCCACCTGGGGCGCAGCTTGAAAAAGCTGCGCGTCCAGCAGCGCACCGTGGCCCGCCGCAAGAAAGGCGGCAAGCGTCGCCGTAAGGCCGTTCAGTCGGTCGCCAGAATACACCGCAAGGTCAGGCGGCAGCGCCTTGACTTTCAGCACAAGACGGCCCGGAAGCTGGTCGACGAACACGACGTCATCGCGCACGAAAACCTGCAAGTGGGCAGCATGGCCCAGAGCAACCTCGCCCGTTCCATCCTCGATGCAGGCTGGGCCGGATTTCTGTTTCAACTCTCCAGCAAGGCTGAAAGTGCTGGCCGGAGAGTCATCGCTGTAGACCCCCGCTACACGAGCCAACGGTGCAACGCCTGCGGTCATACGGGGAAGGAGAACCGTGTGAATCAAGCGAACTTCAGGTGCGTGCAGTGCGGTCACAGGGCGAATGCCGACCATAACGCGGCGAAGAACATTCTGGGACGGGCCGTCCCTTCAGCCCTCAACGGTAGCGGGGTATCGCATGCCGTGGTCTGA
- a CDS encoding pyruvate, water dikinase regulatory protein: MSTPPPRPVLIVSDHTGLTADNIARALLSHFPGQPLRYVARPFTADVAAARAVAQEVTALSEAGERPILFTTITQPEVLAELQAAPARLFDLLTPGINALEDELGQPAARTVGGYHDMHDTGAYLGRMEALDFALATDDGVGDRQYGLADVILVGVSRVGKTPTSLFLALQHGVRASNYPLAEDDFERDSLPLPLEKHRDKLYGLTIDPRRLHAIRTQRKAGSRYASPEQCEFEVRRAERLFQRVGLPVRDTTSTSVEEIAAGVLNALRRR; the protein is encoded by the coding sequence ATGTCCACCCCGCCGCCCCGCCCGGTGCTGATCGTCAGTGATCACACCGGCCTGACCGCCGACAACATCGCCCGCGCGCTGCTGTCTCACTTTCCGGGGCAGCCGCTGCGCTACGTGGCCCGGCCCTTCACGGCGGACGTGGCGGCGGCGCGCGCCGTGGCGCAGGAGGTCACGGCGCTGAGTGAGGCGGGGGAACGCCCGATCCTCTTCACCACCATTACCCAGCCTGAAGTCCTGGCCGAGTTGCAGGCCGCCCCCGCCCGCCTGTTCGACCTGTTGACCCCCGGCATCAACGCGCTGGAGGACGAGCTGGGGCAACCGGCGGCGCGCACGGTGGGCGGCTATCACGACATGCACGACACCGGCGCGTACCTGGGGCGCATGGAGGCGCTGGACTTTGCGCTGGCCACCGACGACGGCGTCGGCGACCGGCAGTACGGGCTGGCCGATGTGATTCTGGTGGGCGTCAGCCGGGTGGGCAAAACCCCCACCAGCCTGTTTCTGGCGTTGCAGCACGGGGTCCGCGCCAGCAATTACCCGCTGGCCGAGGACGACTTCGAGCGCGACAGCCTGCCCCTGCCGCTGGAGAAGCACCGCGACAAGCTGTACGGCCTGACCATCGACCCGCGAAGGCTGCACGCCATCCGCACCCAGCGCAAGGCAGGCAGCCGCTACGCCAGCCCCGAACAGTGCGAATTCGAAGTGCGCCGTGCCGAACGGCTGTTTCAGCGCGTGGGCCTGCCGGTGCGCGACACCACCAGTACCAGCGTCGAGGAGATCGCGGCGGGGGTTCTGAACGCGTTGCGGCGGCGATAG
- a CDS encoding nuclease-related domain-containing protein: protein MIIKELETQNHTDPLRRAGYEAERQMAHYLKRAFGEDPNKLVLNNLRVERGGEVAQIDHLIVLRFGLVVVESKSVAGQISVNEQGEWTRWWNRQGRGMPSPVLQGRRQLELLCALLDEHTAELLDRGLFGLKQRTFGAMRREVLVAISDGGRINRKTEVPEVVKADQVPERVQNSVNQLRGSLTAFAFSDTEMTRICAFLRNRHVPARDVQADTASAPAVPHPAPPRGLTGVTFPPHCVPVAAPALPTAVHTPTCRQCGSDQLSIQYGKNYYFKCTVCSGNTPARPICPTCQQPARLSKSGAAFTAACAGGHQWSYWTNP from the coding sequence ATGATCATCAAAGAGCTGGAGACGCAGAACCATACCGATCCGCTGCGCCGCGCGGGGTACGAGGCCGAGCGGCAGATGGCCCATTACCTGAAGCGGGCCTTTGGCGAAGACCCGAACAAACTTGTCCTGAACAATCTGCGCGTGGAGCGTGGGGGCGAGGTGGCCCAGATCGATCACCTGATCGTGCTGCGTTTTGGACTGGTGGTGGTGGAAAGCAAGAGCGTCGCCGGGCAGATCAGCGTGAACGAACAGGGCGAGTGGACGCGCTGGTGGAACCGTCAGGGCCGGGGCATGCCGTCGCCTGTGCTTCAGGGACGCAGACAGCTTGAGCTGCTGTGCGCCCTGCTGGACGAGCACACCGCCGAGCTGCTGGACAGGGGTCTGTTCGGCCTGAAGCAGCGGACCTTCGGTGCCATGCGGCGCGAGGTGCTGGTGGCGATCTCTGACGGTGGGCGGATCAACCGCAAGACCGAGGTCCCAGAGGTGGTGAAGGCCGATCAGGTGCCCGAGCGGGTACAGAACTCTGTCAATCAGCTGCGTGGAAGCCTCACGGCTTTCGCTTTCAGCGACACCGAGATGACCCGCATCTGCGCCTTTCTGCGGAACAGGCATGTCCCGGCCAGAGACGTTCAAGCTGATACGGCGTCAGCGCCGGCAGTTCCCCATCCCGCCCCGCCCAGAGGACTCACCGGGGTGACCTTCCCTCCCCACTGCGTGCCTGTTGCTGCACCTGCCCTTCCTACTGCTGTGCACACACCCACCTGTCGCCAGTGCGGGTCCGACCAGCTTTCCATTCAGTACGGCAAGAATTACTACTTCAAGTGCACAGTCTGCAGCGGCAACACCCCCGCCAGGCCCATCTGCCCCACCTGCCAACAACCCGCCCGCCTGAGCAAAAGCGGCGCAGCGTTCACGGCGGCGTGTGCTGGTGGACATCAGTGGTCGTACTGGACCAATCCCTGA
- a CDS encoding AraC family transcriptional regulator, whose amino-acid sequence MPAPSAFPTGTKRHQALPEAVRRLGLDALLDVLDYLPDTVVFVKDAQGRYLYANRTLLERLGRPSVAGLRADEVFPASLGAAYTQQDTAVLGGRTLTEHLELHLYPGGAAGWCLTTKRTLIEAQAPVGLLGLSRDLHLPRSHASARGLAAATARIEAEYAAPPTVPELARSAGLSVSTFERQIRRVYGLTPTQLLTRTRIGAATALLAQTGLSVAQIAVECGYFDHSAFTRAFKGAVGLTPSGYRAFIRGEG is encoded by the coding sequence ATGCCTGCGCCCTCCGCCTTTCCCACGGGTACAAAGCGGCATCAGGCGCTGCCAGAGGCCGTCCGGCGGCTGGGCCTGGACGCGCTGCTGGACGTGCTGGACTATCTACCGGACACCGTGGTCTTCGTGAAAGATGCACAGGGCCGTTACCTGTACGCCAACCGCACGCTGCTGGAGCGCCTGGGCCGGCCCAGCGTTGCGGGATTGCGGGCCGACGAGGTCTTTCCGGCGTCGCTGGGGGCCGCCTACACCCAGCAGGACACCGCTGTTCTGGGGGGCCGCACGCTGACCGAACACCTGGAACTGCACCTGTACCCCGGCGGCGCGGCGGGCTGGTGCCTCACCACCAAACGCACGCTGATTGAGGCGCAGGCGCCGGTGGGCCTGCTGGGCCTGTCGCGCGATCTTCACCTGCCGCGCTCTCACGCCTCCGCCCGTGGGCTGGCCGCCGCCACCGCCCGGATAGAGGCCGAGTACGCCGCGCCGCCCACCGTGCCGGAACTGGCCCGGAGCGCGGGCCTGAGCGTCAGCACCTTCGAGCGCCAGATCCGGCGGGTGTACGGCCTGACGCCCACGCAGTTGCTGACGCGCACGCGCATTGGGGCAGCCACGGCGCTGCTGGCGCAGACCGGATTGTCGGTGGCGCAGATTGCCGTCGAGTGCGGCTACTTTGACCACAGCGCCTTCACCCGCGCGTTCAAGGGCGCAGTGGGCCTGACACCCAGCGGGTACCGGGCATTTATCCGGGGCGAGGGGTGA
- a CDS encoding proline racemase family protein: MSPAAQVLHRLRFVDSHSAGEPTRVVLDGFPELPGETLAQQREALSRDFDRWRTLVNLEPRGNDVLVSALLVPPKSPDCVTGVIYFNNAGPLGMCGHGTMGVVTTLAYLGRIGPGEHRIETPVGVVTATLHEDGRVSVANVPAYRHLKDVAVTVDGLGEVRGDVAWGGNWFYLVDVGERALTLDDIPALTDETLRIRRALQEAGVTGKDGAEIDHIELFSTVHNRNGGGVHRNFVMCPGGAYDRSPCGTGTSAKLACLAADGGLRPGEVWRQESVIGSVFEGVYSLNDGQVQPVITGQAFVTAQGELIVQPGDPFAWGIGVEVQ; this comes from the coding sequence ATGTCGCCCGCCGCCCAGGTTCTGCACCGCCTCCGCTTCGTGGATTCCCATTCGGCGGGCGAGCCGACGCGCGTGGTGCTGGACGGCTTTCCGGAATTGCCGGGCGAAACCCTGGCGCAGCAGCGTGAGGCCTTGAGCCGCGACTTTGACCGCTGGCGCACCCTGGTCAATCTGGAGCCGCGCGGCAATGATGTCTTGGTCAGTGCCCTGCTGGTGCCACCCAAGTCGCCGGATTGCGTCACGGGCGTCATCTACTTCAACAACGCCGGGCCGCTGGGCATGTGCGGTCACGGCACGATGGGCGTGGTCACGACGCTGGCGTACCTGGGGCGCATCGGCCCCGGCGAGCACCGGATCGAGACCCCGGTGGGCGTGGTCACGGCGACGTTGCACGAGGATGGCCGCGTCAGCGTGGCGAACGTGCCCGCGTATCGCCATCTCAAGGATGTCGCCGTCACGGTGGACGGGCTGGGCGAGGTGCGCGGCGACGTGGCCTGGGGCGGCAACTGGTTCTATCTGGTGGACGTGGGCGAGCGGGCGCTGACCCTCGACGACATTCCGGCCCTGACCGACGAGACGTTGCGGATTCGCCGGGCCTTGCAGGAGGCGGGCGTCACCGGAAAGGACGGCGCGGAGATCGACCACATCGAACTGTTCAGCACAGTGCACAACCGGAACGGGGGCGGCGTCCACCGCAACTTCGTGATGTGTCCCGGCGGCGCGTATGACCGCAGTCCCTGTGGCACCGGCACCAGCGCCAAGCTGGCGTGTCTGGCGGCGGACGGCGGGTTGCGCCCCGGCGAGGTCTGGCGGCAGGAAAGCGTGATCGGCAGCGTCTTTGAAGGCGTGTATTCGCTGAACGACGGTCAGGTTCAGCCTGTGATCACCGGGCAGGCGTTCGTCACCGCGCAGGGCGAACTGATCGTGCAGCCGGGCGATCCCTTCGCGTGGGGCATCGGTGTGGAGGTGCAATGA
- a CDS encoding NAD(P)/FAD-dependent oxidoreductase: MNAIVIGGGMVGAACAHALARRGARVTVLEPGPVGGGATAAGMGHLVVMDDSPAQLALTSRSLELWEALAPALPPQADSRACGTLWVASDDEELAAVEPKRQAYLAVGREATLLDAAQLARAEPGLRPGLAGALRVPGDGVVYAPVAAQFLLERAGATVRREAVTALIEGGVRLASGESLYADVVVVANGIGAVDLLPDLPLRQRKGHLLITERGAPRVNHQLVELGYLKSAHGGDGDSVAFNVQPRPTGQLLVGSSRQFERPDRDIDWPLLRRMLRRAAEFLPALAQTSALRVWTGQRCASPDHLPLIGPHPDLDGVFLATGHEGLGITTALGTAEVLAAGLFGGCSELLAHDFSPARFARLPEAVHA; this comes from the coding sequence ATGAACGCCATCGTCATCGGCGGCGGCATGGTGGGCGCGGCCTGCGCGCACGCCCTGGCGCGGCGCGGCGCGCGGGTCACGGTGCTGGAGCCGGGGCCAGTGGGCGGCGGCGCGACGGCGGCGGGCATGGGCCATCTGGTGGTCATGGACGACAGCCCCGCGCAACTGGCCCTGACCTCCCGCAGCCTGGAACTGTGGGAGGCGCTGGCCCCGGCCCTGCCCCCCCAGGCCGACTCCCGGGCGTGCGGCACGCTGTGGGTGGCGAGCGACGACGAGGAACTGGCGGCGGTGGAACCCAAACGGCAGGCGTATCTGGCGGTGGGCCGCGAGGCGACGCTGCTGGACGCCGCCCAACTGGCCCGCGCCGAACCGGGGTTGCGCCCCGGACTGGCCGGCGCCCTGCGCGTGCCGGGCGACGGCGTGGTGTATGCCCCGGTGGCCGCTCAGTTCTTGCTGGAGAGGGCGGGCGCCACCGTGCGGCGCGAGGCGGTCACGGCATTGATCGAGGGTGGGGTCAGGCTGGCGAGCGGCGAAAGCCTGTACGCCGACGTGGTGGTGGTGGCGAACGGCATCGGGGCGGTGGACTTGCTGCCCGACTTGCCCCTGCGGCAGCGCAAGGGCCACCTGCTGATCACCGAACGCGGCGCCCCCAGGGTCAACCACCAGCTTGTGGAACTCGGCTACCTGAAAAGTGCCCACGGCGGCGACGGGGACAGTGTGGCCTTCAACGTGCAGCCGCGTCCCACCGGGCAACTGCTCGTCGGCTCCAGCCGCCAGTTCGAGCGTCCAGACCGTGACATCGACTGGCCGCTGCTGCGCCGGATGCTGCGCCGCGCCGCCGAATTTCTGCCTGCGCTGGCGCAGACCTCCGCGCTGCGGGTCTGGACGGGACAACGCTGTGCCAGCCCGGATCACCTGCCGCTGATCGGGCCGCACCCTGATCTGGACGGCGTGTTCCTGGCGACGGGGCATGAGGGGCTGGGCATCACCACCGCGCTGGGCACGGCGGAGGTGCTGGCCGCGGGGCTGTTTGGAGGGTGCTCCGAACTGCTGGCGCACGACTTCTCGCCGGCCCGCTTCGCCCGCCTGCCGGAGGCCGTCCATGCCTGA
- a CDS encoding (2Fe-2S)-binding protein: MPELTLDGMRVTAPAGTTVLAALQNAGLSPLRRSLGGESRGALCGMGSCSECRAVVDGQTVRTCLTPVRDGQDVRRLLAVTREA; encoded by the coding sequence ATGCCTGAGCTGACGCTGGACGGGATGCGGGTGACGGCTCCGGCTGGAACCACCGTGCTGGCGGCCCTTCAGAATGCGGGCCTCTCGCCGCTGCGCCGCAGCCTCGGCGGCGAAAGTCGCGGGGCGTTGTGCGGTATGGGCAGTTGCTCCGAGTGCCGCGCCGTGGTGGACGGCCAGACCGTGCGAACCTGCCTGACCCCCGTGCGCGACGGCCAGGACGTGCGGCGACTGCTGGCGGTGACCCGTGAAGCCTGA
- a CDS encoding FAD-dependent oxidoreductase, with protein sequence MKPEPWAAVVVGAGPAGLMAARTAAEGGLRVLLLDAQPTPGGQIWRGAAAGQQGAAGELLRDVASHSGITVLSGAEIIAAEAGGQAHTLTVTTAAGTTAAGLRQIQAERVILATGATERFLPFDGWTLPGVVGAGGLQAMSKSGLDVRGQRVVVAGSGPLLLAVAAGLRQKGARVLAVAEQAGWPGVAAFGMAAARLPGKSREALALAAGLLGVPYWADCAVVRASGADQLQSVTLRRGRRELTLDCDYLAVGFGLVPDTRVAALLGCPLDDVGAVRVNAWQATGVSGVYAAGEVCGIGGVDGALLEGFVAGCAASGQIERLHDAPRRAEIQRRFQITLERSFALRPALLPMPSPQTIVCRCEDVRHGDLRGFTDWTAAKLQTRCGMGACQGRVCGPACDTLYGWRFEGVRAPLVPLPLAQLLDEPTTLSPP encoded by the coding sequence GTGAAGCCTGAGCCCTGGGCCGCTGTGGTGGTGGGCGCTGGCCCCGCCGGACTGATGGCCGCGCGGACGGCTGCCGAGGGTGGCTTGCGCGTGCTGCTGCTGGACGCGCAGCCCACGCCGGGCGGTCAAATCTGGCGCGGCGCGGCAGCGGGTCAGCAAGGGGCGGCGGGCGAACTGCTGCGCGACGTGGCCTCCCATTCCGGAATCACCGTGCTGAGCGGCGCGGAGATCATTGCGGCGGAGGCCGGGGGGCAGGCGCATACGCTGACAGTGACCACAGCGGCTGGGACCACGGCGGCTGGACTGCGCCAGATTCAGGCCGAACGGGTGATTCTCGCCACCGGGGCCACCGAACGCTTTCTGCCCTTCGACGGCTGGACGCTGCCCGGCGTCGTCGGCGCGGGCGGCCTCCAGGCCATGAGCAAGAGCGGCCTGGACGTGCGCGGCCAGCGGGTGGTGGTGGCCGGCTCGGGGCCGCTGCTGCTGGCGGTGGCGGCGGGGCTGCGGCAGAAAGGGGCGCGGGTGCTCGCGGTGGCGGAGCAGGCGGGGTGGCCGGGTGTGGCTGCCTTCGGCATGGCGGCGGCGCGGCTGCCCGGCAAATCCCGCGAGGCGCTGGCCCTGGCCGCTGGACTGCTGGGCGTGCCGTACTGGGCCGACTGCGCCGTGGTGCGGGCCAGTGGTGCCGATCAGCTCCAGAGCGTCACCCTGCGGCGCGGGCGGCGCGAACTCACGCTGGACTGCGATTACCTGGCCGTCGGCTTCGGGCTGGTGCCGGACACCCGCGTGGCGGCGCTGCTGGGCTGCCCCCTGGATGACGTGGGCGCGGTGCGGGTCAATGCGTGGCAGGCGACGGGCGTGTCCGGTGTCTACGCCGCTGGAGAGGTCTGCGGCATCGGCGGCGTGGACGGCGCCTTGCTGGAAGGCTTCGTGGCCGGGTGCGCCGCCAGCGGTCAGATCGAGCGTCTGCACGATGCGCCGCGCCGCGCCGAGATTCAGCGCCGCTTCCAGATCACGCTGGAGCGCTCCTTCGCCCTGCGCCCGGCCCTTTTGCCCATGCCGTCCCCCCAAACCATCGTCTGCCGCTGCGAGGACGTGCGGCACGGCGACTTGCGCGGGTTCACCGATTGGACGGCGGCCAAACTCCAGACCCGTTGCGGCATGGGCGCTTGTCAGGGCCGGGTCTGCGGCCCCGCGTGCGACACCCTGTATGGCTGGCGCTTTGAGGGCGTGCGCGCCCCGCTGGTGCCGCTGCCGCTGGCCCAGTTGCTGGACGAACCCACCACCCTCAGCCCACCGTAA
- a CDS encoding dihydrodipicolinate synthase family protein, with protein MTTSPSHPFRGVFPAITTPFNADGSVDHGFLREHARWMMAAGCDGMIPLGSLGETNTLEHDEKMAVLETLVDALDGKPVIPGIASLSTAGGVRLAQAARDVGCGGLMALPPYVYTSDWREMKAHMAALVAATELPVILYNNPGAYRTDFLAPQIAELAGEHANLRGVKESSGDVRRVTALRAILPESVDILVGLDDAIVEGVAAGATGWIAGLINAYPAESVRLFELARDGRAMEAAELYRWFLPLLRLDVVNKFVQLIKFVQEETGHGSARVRAPRLELTDAEKAEARAVIEAASGRVPVGVGA; from the coding sequence ATGACCACTTCTCCCTCCCACCCCTTCCGCGGCGTGTTCCCCGCCATCACCACCCCCTTCAATGCCGACGGCAGCGTGGATCACGGCTTCCTGCGCGAGCACGCCCGCTGGATGATGGCCGCCGGCTGCGACGGCATGATTCCGCTGGGTTCGCTGGGCGAGACCAACACGCTGGAGCACGACGAAAAGATGGCGGTGCTGGAAACCCTGGTGGACGCGCTGGACGGCAAGCCGGTGATTCCCGGCATCGCCAGCCTCAGCACGGCAGGCGGAGTGCGGCTGGCCCAGGCGGCGCGGGACGTGGGCTGCGGCGGCCTGATGGCGCTGCCGCCCTACGTGTACACCAGCGACTGGCGCGAGATGAAGGCGCACATGGCTGCGCTGGTGGCGGCCACCGAGCTGCCGGTGATCCTCTACAACAACCCCGGCGCGTACCGCACCGACTTCCTGGCCCCCCAGATTGCCGAGCTGGCCGGGGAACACGCCAACCTGCGCGGCGTCAAGGAGTCCAGTGGGGACGTGCGCCGCGTGACCGCCCTGCGCGCCATTCTGCCGGAATCGGTGGACATTCTGGTGGGGCTGGACGACGCCATCGTGGAGGGGGTGGCGGCGGGGGCCACCGGCTGGATCGCGGGCCTGATCAACGCCTACCCCGCCGAGAGCGTGCGCCTGTTCGAGCTGGCCCGCGATGGCAGGGCGATGGAGGCGGCGGAGCTGTACCGCTGGTTCCTGCCTCTGCTGCGCCTGGACGTGGTGAACAAGTTCGTGCAGCTGATCAAGTTCGTGCAGGAGGAAACCGGGCACGGCAGCGCCCGCGTCCGCGCCCCCCGGCTGGAACTCACCGACGCCGAGAAGGCCGAGGCCCGCGCCGTGATCGAGGCCGCGTCCGGGCGCGTGCCGGTTGGGGTGGGCGCATGA
- a CDS encoding aldehyde dehydrogenase (NADP(+)), which translates to MTARTFQATNPATGQPLAPAFPVTTPQEMEALVAAARGAARAFAASTPTQRADFLNAAAAAIEARADAFVEAAMAEAGLPEPRLRGEVGRTANQLRLFAGVAADGSWVDARIDHADPARKPPKPDVRSLRVPLGPVAVFGASNFPLAFSVAGGDTASALAAGCPVVVKAHPAHPATSKLAAEAIRAAAQQCGLPAGVFGIVYEDGHELGVQLVQHPDIHAVGFTGSRAGGLALVAAAQAREVPIPVYAEMSSVNPSVFTAAALEANGAALAKGLAASISGSGGQLCTQPGLLFVPVGEAGDAFLNDVAAKLDATPACTLLTGGILNAFQKGAAGHLKAAGVQPLTQGAKPDSGAQPQLLSVPIAQFTPELADEVFGPLSVAVRYDRLEEVTPLLAGLEGQLTATLHATDAELDGLADLLHVMGTRAGRLVLNGFPTGVEVGHAMVHGGPFPATSDGGASTSVGSRAITRFARLRAYQDFPDRALPPELQEANPYGIWRLVDGERTR; encoded by the coding sequence ATGACCGCCCGCACCTTCCAGGCGACGAACCCGGCGACGGGGCAGCCGCTGGCCCCAGCTTTTCCGGTGACCACACCGCAGGAAATGGAGGCACTGGTGGCGGCGGCTAGGGGGGCAGCGCGGGCCTTTGCGGCCAGCACGCCCACCCAACGCGCCGACTTCCTGAACGCCGCCGCCGCCGCCATCGAGGCGCGGGCCGACGCCTTCGTCGAGGCGGCGATGGCCGAGGCGGGCCTGCCCGAACCCCGTCTGCGCGGCGAGGTGGGCCGCACCGCCAACCAGCTTCGCCTGTTCGCGGGGGTGGCGGCGGACGGCTCGTGGGTGGACGCCCGCATTGACCACGCTGACCCGGCCCGCAAGCCGCCCAAACCCGATGTCCGCAGCCTGCGCGTGCCGCTGGGGCCGGTGGCCGTGTTCGGGGCCAGCAATTTTCCGCTGGCCTTCAGCGTGGCGGGGGGTGACACCGCCTCCGCGCTGGCGGCGGGTTGCCCGGTGGTGGTCAAGGCGCACCCGGCACACCCGGCCACGTCCAAGCTGGCCGCAGAAGCGATCCGGGCGGCGGCGCAGCAGTGCGGCCTCCCGGCAGGCGTTTTCGGCATCGTCTACGAGGACGGCCACGAGCTGGGCGTGCAACTCGTCCAGCACCCCGACATCCACGCCGTAGGCTTTACCGGCTCGCGGGCGGGGGGCCTGGCGCTGGTGGCCGCCGCCCAGGCGCGTGAGGTGCCCATCCCCGTCTACGCCGAGATGAGCAGCGTCAATCCCAGCGTCTTTACGGCAGCGGCGCTGGAGGCGAACGGCGCGGCCCTGGCGAAAGGGCTGGCCGCCAGCATCAGCGGCTCGGGTGGGCAGCTGTGCACCCAGCCGGGGCTGCTGTTCGTGCCGGTGGGGGAGGCGGGGGATGCGTTCTTGAACGATGTCGCCGCCAAACTGGACGCGACTCCAGCCTGCACGCTGCTCACGGGCGGCATCCTGAACGCCTTCCAGAAAGGGGCGGCGGGACATCTCAAGGCGGCGGGCGTGCAGCCTCTGACCCAGGGTGCGAAGCCGGACAGCGGCGCGCAGCCCCAGTTGCTTAGTGTCCCCATCGCTCAATTCACCCCTGAGCTGGCCGATGAGGTCTTCGGTCCCCTCAGCGTGGCGGTGCGCTATGACCGGCTGGAAGAGGTCACGCCCCTTCTGGCGGGACTGGAAGGCCAGCTGACCGCCACCCTGCACGCCACCGACGCCGAGCTGGACGGGCTGGCGGACCTGCTGCACGTCATGGGCACGCGGGCCGGGCGGCTGGTGTTGAACGGCTTTCCCACCGGGGTAGAAGTGGGCCACGCGATGGTTCACGGCGGCCCCTTCCCGGCCACTAGCGACGGCGGTGCCAGCACCAGCGTGGGCAGCCGCGCCATCACGCGCTTTGCCCGCCTGCGCGCGTACCAGGACTTCCCGGACCGCGCCCTGCCCCCCGAACTGCAGGAGGCCAACCCTTACGGAATCTGGCGCTTGGTGGACGGCGAGCGGACGCGCTGA